A genomic window from Sceloporus undulatus isolate JIND9_A2432 ecotype Alabama chromosome 9, SceUnd_v1.1, whole genome shotgun sequence includes:
- the LOC121915523 gene encoding uncharacterized protein LOC121915523 has translation MMPVWGESCKYYLDRGESMIAYTTASSPAFKQCSGKKLSQSPSFSNLKSQQDNEDVVRERRESHLCTKGSFLRCGSPPARRLLSGHPVMPIRYPLLLWLASPAAACLYCFSNGAQRLRVCQYFLGHQSVEHEACLKALMVAFEPYLATKVDMAEIAKLKDTFNRILFFMEEKGVANVPYRIGIREATEKIKDEVKQLKRVVAVAVKELRTSGNKALALSRLLNK, from the exons ATGATGCCGGTTTGGGGGGAATCCTGCAAATACTATTTGGATAGAGGAGAAAGTATGATTGCATACACCACTGCTAGCAGTCCTGCTTTCAAACAGTGTTCTGGGAAGAAACTCTCACAATCTCCATCGTTCTCCAATCTCAAAAGCCAACAG GACAATGAAGATGTggtgagagagaggagagaaagccaTCTCTGCACAAAAG GTTCTTTTCTCAGATGTGGCTCTCCTCCAGCAAGAAGACTTCTTTCTGGACACCCAGTCATGCCTATAAGATATCCTTTGCTCCTCTGGTTGGCTTCCCCAGCAGCGGCTTGCCTCTACTGCTTCTCCAATGGTGCCCAGCGCCTTCGTGTGTGCCAGTATTTTCTGGGCCATCAGAGCGTGGAGCATGAAGCTTGCCTGAAGGCGCTGATGGTGGCCTTTGAACCTTACCTTGCAACCAAAGTGG ACATGGCTGAAATCGCAAAACTGAAGGACACGTTCAACAGGATCCTCTTTTTCATGGAAGAGAAAGGCGTGGCCAATG TACCTTATCGCATCGGCATCCGAGAGGCTACAGAAAAGATCAAGGACGAGGTGAAGCAACTCAAAAGAG TGGTAGCAGTGGCAGTGAAAGAGTTGAGAACCTCAGGCAACAAAGCCTTGGCTCTGAGCAGGTTGCTGAATAAGTGA
- the LOC121915124 gene encoding sperm acrosome membrane-associated protein 6-like — protein MRYPCRAVNRELLPVQDIHKKEGDITLLSCEVQFQVPTDRTIRWKFAKDIRTRDLYLFRDLSFGLSPTLIIRPTLGSHHGTFICQIAEGDDVLLRKYFYLNVTEKRLGLEKKLQEMFKAILNPAPEAEQDLVEKKRFSLQEALSGPDYLSKKNVILIIIGIALSSMLLTMLVLTVYHWATDI, from the exons ATGAGATATCCATGTAGAGCTGTGAATCGCGAACTGTTGCCAG TGCAGGATATTCATAAAAAAGAAGGAGATATAACTCTACTCAGCTGTGAGGTTCAGTTCCAGGTTCCTACAGATAGGACCATCCGGTGGAAATTTGCCAAAGAT ATCAGAACCCGGGATCTTTACCTCTTCCGAGACCTAAGCTTTGGGCTCAGCCCAACGCTCATCATCCGACCCACCTTGGGATCTCATCATGGGACATTTATCTGCCAGATTGCTGAAGGTGATGATGTGCTCCTCAGAAAATACTTCTACCTCAATG TGACAGAGAAAAGACTCGGGCTTGAGAAGAAACTGCAGGAGATGTTCAAAGCCATCCTGAACCCGGCACCGGAGGCAGAGCAAGATTTGGTGGAGAAAAAGAGATTTTCCCTGCAAGAAGCGCTCTCTGGTCCAGACTACCTGAGTAAAAAGAATGTCATCCTCATCATCATAGGGATAGCCCTGAGCTCCATGCTCTTGACCATGTTGGTACT GACAGTTTATCATTGGGCCACAGACATTTGA